A single region of the Bacillus sp. DX3.1 genome encodes:
- a CDS encoding IS6 family transposase, whose translation MRYFKGKQFKKDIILVAVGYYCRFSLSYRDVSEILKERGISVHPTTIMRWVHEYGNLMYQIWKKKNKTVQLSWRLDETYIKVKGKWCYLYRAIDKEGQTLDIQLRKKRDTQAAYAFMKRLVRTYGEPTVLTTDKAPSLICAFKKLQRIDFYKNTFHRTTKYLNNLIEQDHRHVKRRFARSLGFQSLRHASRTIKGIETLHAIYKQRRSLQSDSVFSAYNELQNLLTVS comes from the coding sequence TTTTAGTAGCCGTTGGCTACTATTGTCGTTTTTCTCTAAGCTATCGTGATGTGTCTGAAATTCTGAAGGAACGTGGTATTTCAGTTCATCCCACAACGATTATGCGCTGGGTACATGAATATGGCAATCTGATGTATCAAATTTGGAAAAAGAAAAACAAAACGGTACAGTTATCTTGGCGTTTGGATGAAACCTATATTAAAGTCAAAGGAAAATGGTGTTATTTATATCGTGCCATTGACAAAGAGGGGCAAACGCTTGATATTCAACTGCGTAAAAAGAGAGATACACAAGCGGCATATGCTTTTATGAAAAGACTGGTTCGAACTTATGGAGAACCAACGGTTCTGACTACAGATAAGGCTCCTTCTTTAATTTGCGCATTTAAAAAATTACAGAGGATAGACTTTTACAAAAATACCTTTCATCGTACAACAAAATATCTCAATAATCTCATTGAGCAAGATCATCGACACGTGAAGCGCCGTTTCGCTCGTTCCTTAGGATTTCAAAGTCTTCGTCATGCCTCACGTACGATAAAAGGGATAGAAACGCTTCATGCCATATACAAACAAAGACGAAGTCTTCAATCAGACTCCGTCTTTTCGGCGTATAACGAATTACAGAATTTATTAACGGTTTCATAA
- a CDS encoding alpha/beta hydrolase, translating to MSLCVKKLCNRTLSIISIGTIFFITWSQFTYTPTKEAWSLVEQKDKENLIYGKKEAKIGIIFYQGAKVEKESYSYIGYELEKEGYFVVIPELPLNLAILGTNDVKTIIKRYPKIEKWYVAGHSMGGSMISSYAFNHEKKVDGIIFLASYPADDFSTKLIPMLSIYGEIDGLATVEKIKNREKLMSKNATMHMIKSGNHANFGMYGKQKGDNASLITSKAQREETVKVIEEWLLKQQ from the coding sequence ATATCTCTATGTGTAAAAAAACTTTGCAACAGAACCCTCAGTATAATATCTATAGGAACAATTTTCTTTATTACTTGGTCGCAATTTACTTACACACCAACGAAAGAAGCTTGGTCATTAGTAGAACAAAAAGATAAAGAAAATCTTATTTATGGAAAGAAAGAGGCTAAAATCGGTATTATTTTTTACCAGGGAGCGAAAGTAGAAAAAGAATCATATAGTTATATTGGATATGAACTTGAAAAAGAAGGTTATTTTGTTGTAATTCCAGAACTACCATTAAACTTGGCAATACTTGGGACAAATGACGTTAAAACCATTATTAAAAGATATCCTAAAATTGAAAAATGGTATGTTGCTGGACATTCAATGGGTGGTTCCATGATTTCTAGTTATGCTTTTAACCATGAAAAAAAGGTAGACGGTATCATTTTCTTAGCTTCTTATCCTGCAGATGATTTCTCTACTAAATTGATTCCAATGTTATCAATTTATGGTGAAATAGACGGTTTAGCAACTGTAGAAAAAATAAAAAATCGAGAGAAGTTAATGTCAAAGAATGCAACCATGCACATGATAAAAAGTGGTAATCATGCTAACTTTGGTATGTATGGTAAGCAAAAAGGGGATAATGCTAGTTTAATTACGTCAAAAGCTCAACGTGAGGAAACGGTTAAAGTAATTGAAGAATGGTTACTAAAACAACAATAA
- a CDS encoding nucleoside hydrolase: MKKVLLFGDPGIDDSLAIIYGLLNPKIEIVGIVTSYGNVTKEQTTRNAVYLLQLAGRKDIPVISGATLPFFNGFTAYYPEIHGEEGLGPIQPPESVASIPIHDFSLIPSIVEKYKGELTIVDVGRSTSLAIALNLWKEMMQSIKEVYIMSGVFLQPGNVTPAAEANAYGDPVSTQFVINQSKNLTMIPLNITNSAILLPSQVNYIVEQTNIPFKSLIKPIYDYYYSAYKKLNPSIKGAPLHDVVAMSALANPEFFQYMYRKVEVDVKSFRGQTVADFRPGAKTTGVRIGLKINQKEFIKDFIDTMISTGRH, encoded by the coding sequence TTGAAGAAAGTACTATTATTTGGAGATCCAGGTATTGATGATTCCTTAGCTATCATATATGGTCTGTTAAATCCTAAGATTGAAATTGTTGGAATTGTTACGAGTTATGGAAATGTTACCAAAGAACAAACCACTAGAAATGCTGTTTATCTTTTGCAATTAGCTGGACGAAAAGATATTCCTGTTATAAGCGGCGCTACTTTACCATTCTTTAATGGGTTTACTGCTTATTATCCAGAAATACATGGTGAGGAAGGGCTTGGGCCTATTCAGCCACCAGAAAGTGTAGCATCTATTCCCATTCATGACTTTAGTCTAATCCCATCAATTGTTGAAAAGTACAAGGGAGAACTAACAATTGTTGATGTAGGTAGATCTACCTCTCTCGCAATTGCTTTAAACCTTTGGAAAGAAATGATGCAGAGTATAAAAGAAGTATATATTATGTCTGGGGTATTTCTACAACCTGGAAATGTCACACCCGCAGCAGAGGCAAATGCATATGGAGATCCAGTCTCAACTCAATTTGTAATTAATCAATCAAAAAATTTAACAATGATTCCTTTAAATATAACGAATTCAGCTATTTTGCTTCCAAGCCAAGTAAATTACATTGTGGAACAGACAAATATCCCATTTAAATCGTTAATTAAACCAATCTATGATTATTATTACAGTGCTTATAAAAAATTAAATCCAAGCATTAAAGGAGCACCTTTACACGATGTTGTTGCAATGAGTGCATTGGCCAATCCCGAATTTTTTCAATACATGTACCGTAAAGTAGAAGTAGATGTAAAATCTTTTAGAGGACAAACTGTTGCTGATTTTCGTCCAGGTGCAAAAACTACAGGGGTGCGGATTGGGTTGAAAATCAATCAAAAAGAATTTATTAAGGATTTTATTGATACAATGATAAGTACGGGAAGACATTAA
- a CDS encoding transcriptional regulator SplA domain-containing protein — translation MELFNEGKTYHAGDIVYVFYRNPHTQDVANIQAAAVVNNPENPNELALFLYETYYPLSNEMAVYSTEEEANQAYNYYYGDDLEGILE, via the coding sequence ATGGAACTGTTTAACGAAGGCAAAACTTATCATGCTGGAGATATTGTCTATGTTTTTTACCGAAACCCCCACACCCAGGATGTAGCAAATATACAAGCAGCAGCCGTTGTAAATAACCCTGAAAATCCAAATGAATTAGCTTTATTTCTTTATGAAACTTATTATCCATTATCAAATGAAATGGCTGTTTATTCTACAGAAGAAGAGGCAAATCAAGCTTACAATTACTATTATGGAGATGATTTAGAGGGGATATTAGAATGA
- the splB gene encoding spore photoproduct lyase, with the protein MNNPFIPKLVYFEPNALDYPLGRELQEKFKKMDVEIRYTTSHNQVRDLPGENDFQKYRVAKSTLVVGVRKTLKFDTSKPSAEYAIPFATGCMGHCHYCYLQTTMGSKPYIRTYVNVAEILEAADKYIEERAPKLTRFEASCTSDIVGIDHLTHTLKHAIEHFGESEYGKLRFVTKFHHVDHLLDAKHNGKTRFRFSVNADYVIKNFEPGTSPLAKRIEAAGKVARAGYPLGFIVAPIYLHEGWQDGYYHMFERLDAELPLDARDDITFEFIQHRFTKPAKRVIEKNYPMTKLELDEEKRRYKWGKYGIGKYIYQKEEEEDIKNYLYSYMEKFFPNAKLEYFT; encoded by the coding sequence ATGAATAATCCATTTATACCTAAGCTAGTATACTTTGAACCAAATGCATTAGATTATCCGTTAGGAAGAGAACTTCAAGAAAAATTCAAAAAAATGGATGTAGAAATTCGGTATACCACCTCACATAACCAAGTGAGAGATCTCCCAGGAGAAAATGATTTTCAAAAGTATAGGGTAGCAAAATCTACTCTTGTCGTTGGTGTGAGAAAGACACTAAAATTTGATACCTCAAAGCCTTCAGCTGAGTATGCTATTCCCTTTGCAACAGGGTGTATGGGCCATTGTCATTATTGCTATTTACAAACAACGATGGGAAGTAAACCATATATCCGTACTTATGTAAATGTGGCCGAAATTCTTGAGGCTGCTGACAAATATATCGAGGAACGAGCACCTAAACTGACAAGATTTGAAGCATCCTGTACATCTGATATTGTAGGGATTGATCACTTAACTCATACTCTTAAGCACGCAATAGAGCATTTTGGAGAATCTGAGTATGGAAAATTGAGGTTTGTTACTAAGTTTCATCATGTAGATCATTTACTTGATGCAAAACATAACGGGAAAACAAGATTTCGGTTTAGTGTAAACGCTGACTATGTTATTAAAAATTTTGAGCCCGGCACCTCTCCCCTAGCAAAACGGATTGAGGCCGCTGGAAAAGTAGCAAGAGCCGGATATCCACTTGGGTTCATTGTGGCCCCTATTTATCTGCATGAAGGTTGGCAGGATGGGTACTATCATATGTTTGAACGTCTTGATGCTGAATTACCACTTGATGCACGTGATGATATCACATTTGAATTTATTCAACATCGATTTACAAAGCCTGCCAAACGAGTAATTGAAAAAAATTATCCCATGACAAAATTAGAATTAGATGAAGAGAAAAGAAGATATAAATGGGGGAAATATGGCATTGGAAAATACATTTATCAAAAAGAAGAAGAAGAAGATATAAAAAATTATCTTTATTCTTATATGGAGAAATTCTTTCCCAATGCAAAATTAGAATATTTCACATAG
- a CDS encoding YolD-like family protein, which yields MIDRGMMRWAPFSAIKEQFEGLNEIYDKQNEIPMPILDEQQLEEINDVVCGAMSENLEVTISYSKHNKIHFETGNIHYYDTSRNELRVIDKQDKVLYININYITDIKYT from the coding sequence ATGATTGATCGAGGTATGATGAGATGGGCACCATTTTCAGCAATAAAAGAACAATTTGAAGGATTAAATGAAATATATGATAAACAAAATGAAATACCAATGCCTATTTTAGATGAGCAACAATTAGAAGAAATAAATGATGTTGTGTGTGGGGCAATGTCTGAAAATCTAGAAGTAACCATCTCCTACTCTAAACATAATAAAATTCATTTTGAAACAGGGAATATTCATTATTATGATACATCTCGAAATGAGTTAAGAGTTATTGATAAGCAGGATAAGGTGCTATACATAAACATCAATTATATTACAGATATAAAATATACATAA
- a CDS encoding damage repair protein: MFDYSKCMNRMIFCIDLCSFFASCACVMRGLDPLKVKLAVVGDVNRNGSIVLAATPELKKLGISTATRLYEIPRDPNIIIVNATMKRFVEISNQITEIYTKYVALEDLHVYSIDECFLDMQQTAHLFGRDPIVIAKRIQKEIYNTTGITASIGIAPNLFLSKVALDVESKHSNSRIAVWTYKDVSKKLWNIKPLQKVWGIGSATQEALHGMGLFSLKDVAKTPKEHLIKRFGKVKGEELYRFAYGIDESRIANKYIPKSTSITKGQILLEDCFSLNKLKLLILEQIEETCFRLRSMDKCCRTVELAIGYSKYIGGGFKRAITLDQSTCLTEDVYEACLELLKKFHSGHPVRQIHITLKNLTRDDAIQMSLFDDTSRKDAQRKLAKTMDGIRHKFGKNSIMRGVSYIKGATQRERNGKIGGHKA, encoded by the coding sequence ATGTTCGATTACTCAAAATGTATGAATCGAATGATATTCTGTATCGACCTTTGTTCATTTTTTGCTAGTTGTGCTTGTGTTATGCGAGGACTAGATCCATTAAAAGTGAAATTAGCTGTTGTTGGAGATGTAAATCGAAATGGATCTATTGTATTGGCTGCCACTCCTGAACTGAAGAAATTAGGGATTTCTACAGCAACTAGATTATACGAAATACCAAGAGACCCAAATATCATTATTGTAAATGCAACAATGAAAAGGTTTGTTGAAATTTCAAATCAAATCACAGAAATTTATACGAAGTATGTAGCTTTAGAGGATCTGCATGTTTACTCAATAGATGAGTGCTTTCTAGACATGCAACAAACAGCTCATCTTTTCGGACGTGATCCAATTGTAATTGCTAAAAGGATTCAAAAAGAGATATATAATACAACTGGCATAACCGCATCAATCGGAATAGCACCTAACCTATTCCTCTCAAAAGTTGCTTTAGATGTGGAAAGTAAACATTCAAACTCTAGGATTGCAGTGTGGACATACAAAGATGTTTCAAAGAAATTATGGAATATCAAACCACTTCAAAAGGTATGGGGAATCGGATCAGCCACTCAGGAAGCTTTACATGGGATGGGACTGTTTTCCTTAAAGGATGTTGCCAAAACTCCCAAAGAGCACTTAATAAAGCGTTTTGGCAAAGTCAAAGGTGAAGAGCTATATCGTTTTGCCTATGGCATTGATGAAAGCCGTATTGCTAATAAATACATTCCTAAAAGTACCTCCATAACAAAAGGGCAAATCTTATTAGAAGATTGCTTTAGTCTAAATAAATTAAAATTACTCATTTTAGAACAGATTGAGGAAACTTGTTTTCGTCTACGTTCTATGGATAAATGTTGTAGAACGGTTGAGCTTGCAATAGGCTATAGCAAATATATTGGTGGAGGATTTAAGCGAGCCATTACGCTGGATCAATCCACATGTTTAACTGAAGATGTTTATGAAGCCTGCTTAGAGTTATTAAAGAAATTTCATAGTGGTCATCCAGTGAGACAAATACATATAACTTTAAAGAATTTGACCAGAGATGATGCAATTCAAATGTCATTGTTTGATGATACTTCAAGAAAAGATGCTCAAAGGAAATTAGCAAAAACAATGGATGGTATCCGGCATAAGTTCGGTAAAAATTCAATTATGAGAGGTGTTAGCTACATTAAAGGGGCTACTCAAAGGGAAAGAAACGGGAAAATAGGTGGTCATAAGGCATAA
- a CDS encoding helix-turn-helix transcriptional regulator: MNWYSKPRSALGRFLDKHKITQEELSSKSGVTRSTVSRLCSLDSVSPTTKNSNRIIKALRKLTGKSIDSTDFWA; encoded by the coding sequence ATGAATTGGTATTCTAAACCTAGATCAGCTTTAGGGCGTTTTTTAGATAAGCACAAGATTACACAAGAAGAACTATCTTCAAAAAGTGGTGTAACTCGTTCTACTGTCAGTCGATTGTGTAGTTTGGACAGCGTATCACCGACAACTAAGAATTCAAATCGTATTATAAAAGCTTTAAGAAAATTAACCGGAAAAAGCATAGATTCTACTGATTTTTGGGCTTAA
- a CDS encoding replication-relaxation family protein has protein sequence MRHQTLKQKARQIEILSTLSKLDFATRRQLQAIHCLGSIRNANRVLKDLHSYCHITKMAREHVYYLNKKGRDLLGITKEVKKSNQLQHILMRNESWMWLGFPEWKTERPIEFSINGQRYQIIPDATYFEDNVPHFIEIDRMQHMKANEHKIQLYGHITNIYKRQNAIVPVIIFFTLSDYRQSKLEQYAIKQNLFMRTFVMEDVFS, from the coding sequence ATGAGGCATCAAACACTCAAACAGAAAGCGAGACAAATCGAGATTTTATCCACTTTGAGTAAGTTAGATTTTGCAACTAGGAGGCAATTACAAGCCATCCATTGTCTAGGGAGTATCCGAAATGCAAATCGTGTATTAAAGGATCTACATTCATATTGTCACATTACAAAAATGGCTCGTGAACACGTATATTATTTAAATAAAAAGGGACGGGATTTATTAGGCATTACAAAGGAAGTAAAGAAAAGTAATCAATTACAGCACATATTAATGCGAAACGAAAGCTGGATGTGGCTTGGATTTCCAGAATGGAAAACAGAAAGACCTATCGAGTTTTCAATCAATGGTCAACGGTATCAGATCATTCCTGACGCAACGTATTTTGAGGATAATGTCCCTCATTTTATTGAAATAGATCGTATGCAACATATGAAGGCAAACGAACATAAAATACAGTTATATGGCCATATAACAAATATCTATAAAAGACAGAATGCTATTGTTCCAGTAATTATCTTTTTCACATTATCAGACTATCGACAATCAAAGTTAGAGCAATACGCTATAAAGCAAAATTTGTTTATGAGAACATTTGTGATGGAAGATGTTTTTAGTTAA
- a CDS encoding FtsK/SpoIIIE domain-containing protein, whose amino-acid sequence MLSLLLIPATFITVAYFYHSNGMSDKKKITTFFEIAKICVQHKGELQYPIFIKEVEDDISMNYVYKLPLGVPSQLIQKLAEVLEEGLYKPVKISFHQRELHIRVFNQQIPEMWNWSKDLLKEHTWRVMMGKALDKYVYHDFEKTPHMCVSGMTRFGKTVFLKNVMTSLTLQQPQYVKFFIIDLKEGLEFSPYKDLSQVVEVAENPEQALEMLAKVREKMVRQIEVMKNSYFTNIIDTSIRERCFIIVDEGANLCPTQGLPKKQRDLLFMCQEMLSEIARIGGGLGFRLIFCTQYPTSDTLPRQIKQNADAKLGFRLPTAVASQVALDEPGLEDLPSLPGRALFKTDRTEEIQVPYLKDMDMWELLKQYKVVKQNEASNTQTESETNRDFIHFE is encoded by the coding sequence ATGTTGTCACTTTTATTAATTCCAGCAACCTTTATAACTGTAGCTTATTTTTATCACAGTAACGGAATGAGTGATAAGAAAAAAATCACAACGTTTTTTGAAATTGCAAAGATATGTGTTCAACATAAAGGTGAATTACAATACCCCATTTTTATAAAAGAAGTAGAAGATGACATAAGTATGAATTATGTTTACAAGTTACCGCTCGGTGTACCTAGTCAACTTATCCAAAAGTTAGCTGAAGTATTAGAAGAAGGCCTATATAAACCTGTTAAAATATCGTTTCATCAAAGAGAGCTTCATATTCGAGTATTTAACCAACAAATACCTGAAATGTGGAATTGGTCTAAGGATCTATTAAAAGAGCATACATGGAGAGTTATGATGGGGAAAGCGTTAGATAAATACGTATATCATGATTTCGAGAAAACGCCACATATGTGCGTAAGTGGAATGACTCGTTTTGGAAAGACAGTATTCTTAAAAAATGTGATGACTAGTTTGACTTTGCAACAACCTCAATATGTGAAGTTTTTTATTATTGACCTGAAGGAAGGATTAGAATTTAGTCCTTACAAGGATCTGTCTCAAGTAGTAGAAGTAGCTGAAAATCCAGAACAGGCGTTAGAAATGTTGGCTAAAGTACGTGAGAAAATGGTTAGACAAATTGAGGTAATGAAAAATTCCTACTTTACTAATATCATAGACACATCAATTAGAGAACGTTGCTTCATCATAGTAGATGAAGGAGCAAATCTTTGTCCAACGCAAGGTTTACCTAAAAAACAACGGGATTTATTATTTATGTGCCAGGAGATGTTATCTGAAATCGCAAGAATCGGGGGTGGTTTAGGATTTCGGCTCATATTTTGTACGCAATATCCAACCTCTGATACATTGCCAAGGCAAATCAAACAAAATGCTGATGCAAAGCTAGGTTTTCGATTACCAACAGCGGTTGCGTCACAAGTTGCTTTGGATGAACCAGGTCTTGAGGATCTGCCTTCCCTTCCAGGAAGAGCATTATTTAAGACAGATCGTACAGAAGAAATTCAGGTACCTTATTTAAAGGACATGGACATGTGGGAGTTGCTGAAGCAATATAAGGTGGTGAAGCAAAATGAGGCATCAAACACTCAAACAGAAAGCGAGACAAATCGAGATTTTATCCACTTTGAGTAA
- a CDS encoding IS6 family transposase has product MEKENLFKWKHYQPELILLTVRWYLRYNLSFRNLVEMMEERGLSIAHTTIMRWVHQYGLQLEEKVRHHLKSTNDSWRVDETYIKVKGQWVYLYRAVDSEGNTIDFYLSKSRDRQAAKRFFKKALAFSYVSKPRVITVDKNPAYPIAIRALKEEKHMPEGIKLRQVRYLNNIVEQDHRFIKKRVRSMLGFKSFKTANSILSGVEAMHMIKKGQIDLRNLVLPPSSRQL; this is encoded by the coding sequence ATGGAAAAAGAAAATTTGTTCAAATGGAAGCACTATCAGCCTGAACTAATTTTATTAACAGTAAGGTGGTACCTACGGTACAATTTGAGCTTTCGTAACTTGGTGGAAATGATGGAGGAAAGAGGATTATCCATTGCTCACACAACCATTATGCGCTGGGTTCATCAATATGGACTTCAATTAGAAGAAAAAGTACGACATCATCTTAAATCAACAAATGATTCATGGAGAGTCGATGAAACCTATATTAAAGTGAAAGGGCAATGGGTGTATTTATATCGTGCTGTTGATTCAGAAGGGAATACCATTGATTTTTATCTAAGTAAATCAAGAGATAGACAAGCAGCTAAGCGCTTTTTCAAGAAAGCCTTGGCTTTTTCGTACGTTTCTAAACCTCGCGTGATAACAGTAGATAAGAACCCTGCCTATCCTATAGCAATTCGAGCGTTGAAAGAAGAGAAACATATGCCTGAAGGCATAAAGCTAAGGCAAGTTAGATATCTCAATAATATAGTGGAACAAGATCATCGTTTTATTAAAAAACGTGTGCGTTCTATGTTGGGGTTCAAATCATTTAAAACAGCAAACTCTATATTGAGTGGCGTTGAAGCCATGCATATGATAAAAAAGGGACAGATTGATTTACGGAATCTGGTCTTACCCCCGTCAAGTAGACAGCTGTAA
- a CDS encoding IS3 family transposase, protein MGILQGAGGLFKKAVSKSIGGVLAQTAKYEIIEELRSRYKVTWLVVIAQLNRSSYYKWRSTCTQRQLRLSKDHTLREQIQAIHIKHKEYGYPRMKIALLEAGFLVNHKKVCRLMRELQIQSIIRKKRRFFNGKSSKVFPNVVEQQFRNRKPNEVLVTDITYLPFKDKFLYLSVVQDIYNNEIVAWKLSHRNDLQLVLKTLDLAAQKRDVYGTIIHSDQGFQYTSHAYYHTLQQLGAIGSHSRKGNCHDNACIESFFSHFKSEMFYLNYYQTKEELIQAIETYIYHYNYKRFQKRLNHRAPIEYRISMAA, encoded by the coding sequence ATTGGAATACTACAAGGCGCAGGTGGCTTATTTAAAAAAGCAGTATCCAAATCTATAGGAGGTGTTCTTGCTCAAACGGCTAAGTACGAGATTATTGAAGAACTACGTTCTCGATACAAAGTAACCTGGCTGGTCGTCATTGCGCAGTTAAATCGATCTAGCTACTATAAGTGGCGCTCAACATGTACGCAAAGACAATTACGCCTTTCAAAGGATCATACATTGCGTGAACAGATTCAAGCCATTCACATAAAACACAAGGAATACGGTTATCCTCGCATGAAAATTGCCTTACTAGAGGCTGGATTTTTAGTGAACCACAAAAAAGTATGTAGACTTATGCGAGAACTTCAAATTCAATCAATCATCCGTAAAAAGCGACGCTTTTTTAACGGGAAATCCTCAAAGGTTTTTCCGAATGTAGTAGAACAACAATTCCGAAACCGCAAACCAAATGAGGTACTTGTCACAGATATCACTTATTTGCCATTCAAAGATAAATTTCTCTATTTATCGGTCGTTCAAGACATTTATAACAATGAAATCGTTGCTTGGAAACTCTCACATCGCAATGATTTACAACTTGTCCTAAAAACGTTAGATTTAGCAGCACAAAAAAGAGATGTGTATGGAACCATCATCCACTCAGATCAAGGATTCCAATATACATCTCATGCTTATTACCATACGCTTCAACAGCTAGGCGCCATCGGCAGCCACTCCCGCAAAGGAAACTGCCATGACAATGCTTGCATTGAATCATTCTTCTCTCATTTTAAATCTGAAATGTTTTATCTTAATTATTATCAAACAAAGGAAGAACTAATTCAAGCTATTGAAACATACATCTATCATTACAACTACAAACGATTCCAAAAAAGGCTTAACCATCGAGCTCCGATTGAATATCGAATCTCGATGGCTGCATAG
- a CDS encoding transposase: protein MVKKGDKFQTYSDELKIQVVKSYLNGEGSQTAIAKKYKLKSRTQLMNWIWRYQETGDISDLRGNNGGNNGLKNLLKGRPRTKFDSVEEELEYYKAQVAYLKKQYPNL, encoded by the coding sequence ATGGTTAAAAAAGGGGATAAATTTCAAACTTATTCAGATGAATTAAAGATACAAGTTGTAAAAAGTTATTTAAATGGTGAGGGCAGCCAAACAGCTATAGCTAAGAAATATAAGCTGAAAAGTAGAACACAGTTAATGAATTGGATCTGGAGATATCAAGAAACAGGCGATATTTCAGACTTGCGGGGAAACAACGGCGGCAATAACGGCTTAAAAAACCTCTTGAAAGGTCGTCCTCGTACGAAATTCGATAGTGTGGAAGAAGAATTGGAATACTACAAGGCGCAGGTGGCTTATTTAAAAAAGCAGTATCCAAATCTATAG
- a CDS encoding YolD-like family protein — translation MFFIYLHQNRKLIEEKTKVPRPILTQDAKDIIEGTLLSSLLSKEEILITYYENGHVLTNYMIVIHINPINQTVVCTNAFYNKNAFKFIDIIDAK, via the coding sequence GTGTTCTTCATATATTTGCACCAGAACCGAAAGCTTATCGAAGAAAAAACGAAAGTGCCACGCCCGATATTAACTCAAGACGCAAAGGATATAATCGAGGGGACATTGTTAAGTTCATTACTATCCAAAGAAGAAATACTGATTACATATTATGAAAATGGCCATGTACTCACTAATTATATGATCGTGATTCACATAAATCCTATAAACCAAACAGTGGTATGTACCAATGCATTTTATAATAAGAATGCCTTTAAGTTTATAGACATAATTGACGCAAAATAA
- a CDS encoding YHYH domain-containing protein, whose product MKCLRMLSLLLCFACIDVNTVFSHSGRTDSNGGHTCRINCAENGFSTGQYHVHDDPYMKSLDKDIQQSLKDMEIQSEKFYSTYNFPTPSNSTEVKKSVPVISQDKVNRAKTANIDLQKVYNDNMNRIKELQKQNRISPEASQYYIDTFKREKEARRERLLEMERHVTERREEPEELATDYEEESYNSAYEETGFADENTIEESDSQEEQSLAILEDNETSEEALSPEAIVSIIIFNLAWIICLVMYLNKRRISK is encoded by the coding sequence ATGAAGTGTTTAAGAATGTTAAGCTTGCTTTTGTGTTTCGCGTGTATCGATGTTAACACTGTTTTTTCTCATTCTGGAAGGACTGACAGTAACGGAGGTCATACGTGCCGGATAAATTGTGCAGAAAACGGTTTTAGCACAGGTCAGTATCACGTACATGATGACCCATATATGAAATCTTTAGATAAGGACATACAACAATCATTAAAAGATATGGAAATACAAAGTGAAAAATTCTATTCTACATACAATTTCCCGACTCCATCGAACAGCACTGAAGTTAAAAAATCTGTACCAGTTATCTCTCAAGATAAAGTGAATCGAGCGAAAACCGCTAACATTGATCTTCAAAAAGTATATAACGATAATATGAATCGTATAAAAGAATTACAAAAACAAAATCGCATTTCACCTGAAGCGTCTCAGTATTATATAGACACCTTTAAAAGAGAAAAAGAAGCGCGAAGAGAAAGATTGTTAGAAATGGAACGTCATGTAACAGAAAGACGTGAGGAACCAGAAGAATTAGCTACTGATTATGAAGAAGAATCATATAATAGCGCTTATGAAGAAACTGGATTTGCTGATGAAAATACAATTGAAGAAAGCGATTCTCAAGAAGAACAATCATTAGCAATTTTGGAAGACAATGAAACTTCAGAAGAAGCCCTCTCGCCTGAGGCTATTGTAAGTATCATTATTTTTAATTTGGCATGGATTATATGTTTAGTTATGTATTTAAATAAAAGACGTATCTCTAAATGA